A genomic region of Desulfuromonas sp. contains the following coding sequences:
- a CDS encoding FAD-dependent oxidoreductase — translation MTRQETLAALKQDEPFDLLVVGGGATGCGIAVDAALRGLKVALVEKNDLAEVTSSRSTKLVHGGVRYLEKAVKRLDKAQYDLVREGLHERGVLLKNAPHLSNPIPFVTPLYKWLDVPMVTIGLKLYDLLAGKMGIGHSRLLSRKKALQRFPMLQAKGLKAGVLYYDGQFNDARMAVALAMTAREHGAVVANHVEVTDLVKESGHVAGARLKDSLTGSEWTLRARGVVNATGPFGDRLRQMDDPAATPIITASSGIHIVLDERFAPPETGLMIPKTEDGRVLFVIPWQGHALVGTTDDPAEISEHPRATEDEVDYLLRHVRKYFDLSVTRDDIKATWSGLRPLVADPEAADTSNLVRDHVISMSEAGLLTIVGGKWTSYRRMAEDTVDQAVAGYGLEPALACQTNDTPVAGGAGYLPDGGARLVGAHGLAADVAANLNRAYGDRADAVAEVAAEGFDSRLHPDHPYIEAEIVYAVRHEFAERAIDVLARRLPLALIDKAATAAVARRVVEIMAKELGWDEARGQAEYDLVTERLAVAL, via the coding sequence ATGACGAGACAAGAGACACTGGCGGCCCTGAAGCAGGACGAACCTTTTGACCTTCTGGTCGTCGGCGGCGGCGCGACCGGCTGCGGCATCGCGGTCGACGCTGCGCTCCGCGGCCTCAAGGTCGCCCTGGTGGAAAAGAACGATCTCGCCGAGGTGACCAGCAGCCGCAGTACCAAACTGGTCCACGGCGGGGTGCGCTACCTCGAAAAGGCCGTTAAGCGCCTCGACAAGGCCCAGTACGATCTGGTCAGGGAGGGGCTCCACGAGCGGGGCGTCCTGCTGAAAAACGCGCCCCACCTGTCGAACCCGATCCCCTTTGTCACCCCCCTGTACAAGTGGCTCGACGTCCCCATGGTGACCATCGGCCTGAAGCTCTACGACCTCCTGGCCGGCAAGATGGGGATCGGCCACAGCCGCCTGCTGAGCCGCAAGAAAGCCCTTCAGCGTTTCCCGATGCTCCAGGCGAAGGGCCTCAAGGCGGGGGTCCTCTACTACGACGGCCAGTTCAACGACGCCCGGATGGCCGTGGCCCTCGCCATGACCGCCCGGGAACACGGCGCGGTGGTGGCCAACCACGTCGAAGTCACAGACCTCGTCAAGGAGAGCGGCCATGTCGCCGGCGCCCGACTCAAGGACAGCCTGACCGGGAGCGAATGGACGTTGCGCGCCAGGGGGGTGGTCAACGCCACCGGCCCCTTCGGCGACCGCCTGAGGCAGATGGACGACCCCGCCGCCACGCCGATCATCACCGCCAGCTCGGGGATCCACATCGTCCTCGACGAGCGCTTCGCCCCGCCCGAGACGGGGCTGATGATCCCCAAGACCGAAGATGGCCGGGTTCTCTTCGTCATCCCCTGGCAGGGGCATGCCCTGGTCGGCACCACCGACGACCCCGCGGAGATCAGCGAACATCCCCGGGCGACGGAGGACGAGGTCGATTACCTGCTGCGCCATGTCCGAAAGTATTTCGACCTCAGCGTGACCAGGGACGACATCAAGGCCACCTGGTCGGGCCTGCGCCCCCTGGTCGCCGACCCGGAGGCGGCCGATACCTCCAACCTGGTCCGCGACCACGTGATCTCCATGAGCGAGGCCGGCCTCCTCACCATCGTCGGCGGCAAGTGGACCAGTTACCGCAGGATGGCCGAGGACACCGTCGACCAGGCGGTGGCGGGGTACGGACTCGAGCCCGCCCTCGCCTGCCAGACCAACGACACCCCGGTGGCCGGCGGCGCCGGTTACCTGCCCGACGGCGGTGCCCGGCTGGTGGGGGCACACGGCCTCGCGGCCGACGTTGCCGCCAACCTGAACCGCGCCTACGGCGACCGCGCCGATGCCGTGGCAGAAGTGGCGGCCGAAGGGTTCGACTCCCGGCTCCATCCCGACCACCCCTACATCGAGGCCGAGATCGTCTACGCGGTGCGCCACGAATTCGCCGAGCGCGCCATCGACGTGCTGGCGCGGCGCCTGCCGCTGGCATTGATCGACAAGGCCGCGACCGCGGCGGTGGCCCGGCGTGTGGTGGAGATCATGGCAAAGGAACTCGGCTGGGACGAGGCCCGCGGCCAGGCCGAATACGACCTGGTGACGGAACGTCTGGCCGTCGCCTTGTAG
- a CDS encoding DUF2180 family protein — translation MECYNCAKADSKSEAVAVCSVCGRGLCPGHAIERDIPLVRRVSGWGDQSLIHILCGACAEVKALTD, via the coding sequence ATGGAGTGCTACAACTGCGCAAAAGCGGATTCCAAGAGCGAAGCGGTCGCCGTCTGTTCGGTGTGCGGTCGGGGCCTCTGCCCCGGCCATGCGATCGAACGCGACATCCCCCTGGTGAGGCGGGTTTCCGGCTGGGGGGACCAGTCACTGATCCACATCCTGTGCGGGGCATGCGCCGAGGTGAAGGCGCTGACCGACTAG
- a CDS encoding MIP/aquaporin family protein, with translation MDIFLGELVGTMILILLGDGVVANVVLEKSKGQNSDWIVIAAGWGFGVAIAVYVTGWVSGAHINPAVTVGFLALGKITFATALVYFAGQFLGAFLGAVLVWLAYLAHWEKTEDADLKLAVFCTAPAIRSYGRNLLTEIIGTAMLLVGVLGIFNANNGLAGGMGPYAVGILVFSLGLSLGGPTGYAINPARDLGPRIAHAVLPIPGKRDGDWAYAWVPVVGPIIGGVLGAVFYDLVIGPL, from the coding sequence ATGGACATCTTTCTGGGTGAACTCGTCGGAACCATGATCCTGATCCTGCTGGGGGACGGCGTGGTGGCCAACGTGGTCCTTGAGAAATCGAAGGGGCAGAACTCCGACTGGATCGTTATCGCCGCCGGATGGGGGTTCGGCGTGGCCATCGCCGTCTATGTCACAGGCTGGGTCAGCGGCGCCCACATCAACCCTGCGGTCACGGTCGGCTTTCTGGCCCTCGGCAAGATCACCTTCGCAACGGCCCTGGTCTACTTCGCCGGCCAGTTTCTCGGCGCGTTCCTCGGCGCGGTGCTGGTCTGGCTGGCCTACCTGGCGCACTGGGAAAAGACCGAGGATGCCGATCTCAAACTGGCGGTCTTCTGCACCGCTCCGGCCATTCGCAGCTACGGCCGCAACCTGCTCACCGAGATCATCGGCACCGCCATGCTGCTGGTCGGGGTGCTGGGGATCTTCAACGCCAACAACGGCCTCGCAGGCGGCATGGGGCCTTATGCGGTCGGCATCCTGGTCTTCAGCCTGGGGCTGTCGCTGGGCGGGCCGACCGGCTACGCCATAAACCCGGCCCGCGACCTGGGGCCGCGCATCGCCCACGCGGTCCTGCCGATCCCCGGCAAGAGGGACGGCGACTGGGCCTACGCCTGGGTTCCGGTGGTCGGGCCGATTATCGGCGGCGTCCTGGGGGCGGTTTTCTACGATCTGGTGATCGGACCTCTTTGA
- the glpK gene encoding glycerol kinase GlpK has product MAKFVAAVDQGTTSSRCMIFNHSGETVSSCQMEHKQIYPQPGWVEHDAVEIWSRTKDVIHGAMEKAGLVAADIAAVGVTNQRETAVAWDRKTGQPYHNAIVWQDTRTDKICDRLAEEGGQDRFRFRTGLPLATYFSGPKISWLLENVPGLREAAERGDALFGNMDTWIIWKLTGGINGGAHVTDVTNASRTMLMDLDGTCWDDEILEAMGVPRSMLPEIRPSSDPDFYGLTRPDGPFGGEIPVCGDLGDQQAATVGQACFSPGEAKNTYGTGCFMLLNTGTEIVRSKSGLLTTPCYKFGNDPTVYALEGSIAIAGALVQWLRDGLRLINTAADVENLARMVEDNGGIYFVPAFSGLFAPYWRGDARGAIVGMTRYVTRGHIARATLEAVAYQTREVADAMEKDSGVELKALKVDGGMVANTLLMQIQADVLGVPVTRPRVAESTALGAAYAAGLAVGYWKNTDEMRQNWGIDKTWQPSGDDTARTRNYNLWKKAVTRTFDWVE; this is encoded by the coding sequence ATGGCCAAATTCGTAGCTGCAGTCGACCAGGGGACGACCAGTTCCCGCTGCATGATTTTCAACCATTCGGGCGAGACGGTCTCCAGCTGCCAGATGGAACACAAGCAGATCTACCCCCAGCCGGGATGGGTGGAGCACGACGCCGTCGAAATCTGGTCCCGCACCAAGGACGTGATCCACGGCGCGATGGAGAAAGCCGGCCTGGTGGCCGCCGACATCGCGGCGGTCGGGGTCACCAACCAGCGAGAGACGGCGGTGGCCTGGGACAGAAAGACCGGCCAGCCCTACCACAACGCCATCGTCTGGCAGGACACCCGCACCGACAAGATCTGCGACCGGCTTGCCGAAGAGGGGGGCCAGGACCGCTTCCGCTTCCGGACCGGCCTGCCGCTGGCGACCTACTTCTCCGGCCCAAAGATCAGCTGGCTGCTCGAGAACGTCCCCGGCCTGCGCGAAGCGGCCGAGCGGGGGGACGCCCTGTTCGGCAACATGGACACCTGGATCATCTGGAAGCTGACCGGCGGCATCAACGGCGGCGCTCACGTCACCGACGTCACCAACGCCTCGCGGACCATGCTGATGGACCTGGACGGCACCTGCTGGGATGACGAGATCCTCGAAGCCATGGGGGTCCCCCGGTCGATGCTTCCCGAGATCCGCCCCTCCAGCGACCCGGATTTCTACGGCCTGACCAGGCCCGACGGCCCCTTCGGCGGCGAGATCCCCGTCTGCGGCGACCTCGGCGACCAGCAGGCGGCGACCGTCGGCCAGGCCTGTTTCAGCCCGGGCGAGGCGAAGAACACCTACGGCACCGGCTGCTTCATGCTGCTCAACACCGGCACCGAGATCGTCCGCTCGAAAAGCGGGCTCCTGACCACCCCCTGCTACAAGTTCGGCAATGATCCGACCGTCTACGCCCTGGAGGGTTCCATCGCCATCGCCGGCGCCCTGGTGCAGTGGCTGCGCGACGGCCTGCGGCTGATCAACACCGCCGCCGACGTCGAGAACCTGGCCCGCATGGTCGAGGACAACGGCGGCATCTACTTCGTGCCGGCCTTCTCCGGGCTCTTCGCCCCCTACTGGCGGGGCGACGCTAGAGGCGCCATCGTCGGCATGACCCGCTACGTCACCCGCGGGCACATCGCCCGGGCGACCCTCGAGGCGGTCGCCTACCAGACCCGCGAGGTGGCGGACGCGATGGAGAAGGATTCCGGGGTGGAGCTGAAAGCGCTCAAGGTGGACGGCGGGATGGTGGCCAACACCCTGCTCATGCAGATCCAGGCCGACGTGCTCGGGGTCCCCGTGACCCGCCCCCGGGTAGCGGAGAGCACCGCCCTCGGCGCCGCCTACGCCGCCGGCCTGGCGGTCGGCTATTGGAAGAACACCGACGAGATGCGGCAGAACTGGGGAATCGACAAGACTTGGCAGCCGTCCGGGGACGACACCGCCCGCACCCGAAACTACAACCTGTGGAAAAAGGCGGTCACCCGCACCTTCGACTGGGTGGAGTGA